One Chloroflexota bacterium DNA segment encodes these proteins:
- a CDS encoding FAD-dependent monooxygenase — MERQHQVAIVGGGPVGLALAVELGQRDIDCVLVERHRAPVRIPKGQNLTGRTLEHFYFWRCVDEIRASRVLPPGYPIGGVTAYGNLMSPYFYWAHTGGRGPRDQDYFFQRNERLPQYATESVLRARLRDLPSVTTHFGWTAERVEQDDDGTRISIVPSDESAFYSWSADAQQVSPQASDARADRRVLRAEFLVGCDGGRSLVRESMGIERSGRDFDQRMVLAVLRSRELHEALKRYPESTTYRVLKPELQGYWQFFGRIDVGEGFFFHAPVPKDTRPDNFDFLGLLHEAAGFAFAAELDHVGFWDLRVMTASRYRQGRVFIAGDACHQHPPYGGFGLNTGLEDAANLGWKLAATIQGWGGQDLLDSYAQERQPIFRETGEVMIAGGIGRDRAFLERYNPEKDGQEFEQAWAEFGRRARSARQAYEPHYEGSPVVAGPPNGVCSIHGEPSLAAQAGHHLAPRLLSNDRNVFQMLGQGFTLLAFGAEEAAVRRIDEAARSLRVPLVVVRDSFDAERAAYAARLVLVRPDQYVVWAGDGAPADPMTLLRTVTGQELRYGAGRGLPNG; from the coding sequence ATGGAACGACAACACCAGGTCGCGATCGTGGGTGGCGGTCCGGTCGGGCTCGCCCTCGCGGTGGAGCTTGGGCAGCGCGATATCGATTGCGTCCTCGTGGAGCGGCACCGGGCACCCGTGCGCATCCCGAAGGGCCAAAACCTTACGGGCCGGACGCTCGAGCACTTCTACTTCTGGCGCTGCGTGGACGAGATTCGCGCCTCCCGCGTTCTCCCGCCCGGCTACCCGATCGGTGGCGTCACGGCCTACGGCAACCTCATGAGCCCCTACTTTTACTGGGCGCACACCGGCGGGCGCGGACCTCGCGATCAGGACTACTTCTTCCAGCGCAACGAACGCCTCCCCCAGTATGCGACCGAGTCGGTCCTTCGCGCGCGGCTCCGCGATCTCCCTTCGGTGACAACCCACTTTGGCTGGACGGCCGAGCGGGTCGAGCAGGATGACGATGGGACCAGAATCAGCATCGTGCCGAGCGATGAGAGCGCCTTCTATAGCTGGTCGGCGGACGCGCAGCAAGTCTCTCCGCAGGCATCGGACGCACGCGCCGATCGGCGGGTGCTACGCGCGGAATTCCTCGTGGGCTGTGACGGCGGGAGGTCGCTGGTGCGCGAAAGCATGGGGATCGAGCGGAGTGGGCGCGATTTCGATCAGCGGATGGTGCTGGCGGTCTTGCGCTCGCGGGAGCTGCACGAAGCCCTGAAACGATATCCAGAGTCGACGACGTATCGCGTGCTGAAACCGGAGCTGCAGGGCTATTGGCAGTTCTTCGGCCGGATCGACGTGGGGGAGGGCTTCTTCTTTCACGCGCCGGTGCCGAAGGACACACGACCGGACAACTTCGACTTTCTGGGCCTCCTGCACGAAGCGGCCGGCTTCGCGTTCGCGGCGGAGCTGGACCACGTGGGTTTCTGGGACCTGCGCGTCATGACCGCCAGCCGGTATCGGCAGGGGCGCGTGTTCATCGCGGGCGATGCCTGCCACCAGCATCCGCCGTACGGTGGGTTTGGGTTGAATACTGGACTGGAGGACGCGGCCAACCTGGGGTGGAAGCTTGCCGCGACAATCCAGGGTTGGGGCGGACAGGATCTCCTCGATTCGTATGCCCAGGAGCGCCAGCCGATCTTTCGCGAGACGGGCGAGGTGATGATCGCCGGCGGCATTGGGCGGGACCGCGCCTTCCTCGAACGCTACAACCCGGAGAAGGACGGCCAGGAGTTCGAGCAGGCCTGGGCGGAGTTCGGCCGCCGCGCCCGCTCCGCTCGGCAGGCCTACGAGCCGCACTACGAAGGGTCTCCGGTGGTGGCGGGACCACCCAACGGGGTGTGCAGCATTCACGGCGAGCCTTCGTTGGCTGCCCAGGCCGGCCACCACCTCGCTCCCCGATTGCTTTCGAACGACCGCAACGTCTTCCAAATGCTCGGGCAGGGATTCACCCTGCTCGCCTTCGGCGCCGAAGAGGCCGCGGTGCGCCGCATCGACGAAGCTGCGCGCTCGTTACGGGTGCCGCTGGTGGTGGTGCGCGATAGCTTTGACGCGGAGCGAGCGGCCTACGCCGCGCGCCTGGTGCTCGTCCGGCCGGACCAGTACGTCGTCTGGGCGGGCGACGGCGCGCCCGCGGATCCGATGACGTTACTCCGCACCGTGACCGGCCAGGAGCTTCGATACGGCGCCGGGCGAGGGCTGCCGAATGGGTAG
- a CDS encoding ABC transporter substrate-binding protein, protein MLSHGWRIAAPICLVISVVTFGCAAPPPGPQGAGSAPPAGTPAAAPSGPKRITAGIRGTAQVLYAKLNIGNAGLGVADVALMVDAGLTARDDQDMLHPELAEGVPTIDNGDWKLFPDGRMETTWKIRERAAWHDGTAFTADDLLFTWQVVSDPALPVFSAPGFESVEDVEAPDPRRVMVRWKQAFIYADQMFSTALAVPMPRHVLERAYADDKLGLPQHPYFTTEFVGTGPFKVKQFVPDSFVALTANDDYVLGRPKIDEIEVRFIPDANTIMANLLSGTVQVVLDPRSLTSAQALQIKDQWTDGHFDFGRSSWVVMFPQQISPNPPAMADVRFRRALMHAINRKEMGELAPIPVQIADSWVGPDWVQYRDVQESIVPHPYDLQRANELLGELGYAKGADEMYQNAAGQKLSVEVRVPGTDINLRSGQTVLDYWKQAGIGGELAVVPAQRTNDREYRSTYPGVELIRPGAAVDTFVNVKSTEIPLAERNWAGTNRQRYASPALDTIIERYLTTIPPSARLDVLRDAVHFVGENLVYMGLIFDPPVLLISNRLKNVPPASLWNGHEWTFD, encoded by the coding sequence GTGCTCTCGCACGGTTGGCGTATCGCCGCTCCCATTTGCCTCGTCATTTCGGTCGTCACGTTTGGCTGCGCCGCGCCACCTCCCGGCCCCCAGGGGGCCGGGAGTGCGCCGCCGGCTGGGACGCCGGCCGCGGCGCCCAGCGGGCCGAAGAGGATCACTGCCGGCATCCGCGGTACGGCGCAGGTGCTCTACGCGAAGCTGAATATTGGCAACGCTGGACTGGGCGTGGCCGACGTAGCGCTCATGGTCGACGCCGGCCTGACCGCGCGCGACGACCAGGACATGCTGCACCCCGAGCTGGCGGAGGGTGTTCCAACCATCGACAATGGCGATTGGAAGCTCTTCCCGGATGGCCGGATGGAGACCACCTGGAAGATCCGCGAACGAGCCGCCTGGCACGACGGCACGGCGTTCACCGCGGACGACTTGCTCTTTACGTGGCAGGTGGTGAGCGACCCCGCGCTCCCGGTCTTCAGCGCGCCCGGGTTCGAGTCGGTCGAGGATGTCGAGGCGCCAGACCCGCGCAGGGTGATGGTGAGATGGAAGCAGGCATTCATCTATGCCGATCAGATGTTCAGCACCGCGCTGGCGGTGCCAATGCCACGCCACGTGCTGGAGAGAGCCTACGCCGACGATAAGCTGGGGCTCCCGCAGCATCCGTATTTCACGACCGAATTCGTCGGCACAGGCCCCTTCAAAGTGAAGCAGTTTGTGCCCGACAGCTTCGTCGCCTTAACGGCCAACGATGACTACGTGCTCGGCCGCCCCAAGATCGACGAAATCGAAGTGCGGTTCATCCCGGATGCCAACACGATCATGGCGAACCTGCTCTCCGGGACCGTACAGGTCGTGCTCGACCCACGCTCCCTGACGTCGGCGCAGGCGCTACAGATCAAGGATCAGTGGACCGACGGACACTTCGATTTCGGCCGCTCCTCATGGGTGGTGATGTTTCCACAGCAGATTAGTCCGAACCCACCCGCCATGGCGGATGTGCGTTTTCGCCGTGCACTCATGCACGCCATTAATCGCAAGGAGATGGGCGAGCTGGCGCCGATTCCGGTCCAAATTGCGGACTCATGGGTTGGTCCTGACTGGGTGCAGTACCGGGATGTGCAGGAGAGCATCGTCCCGCACCCGTATGATCTTCAGCGGGCCAATGAGTTGCTGGGCGAGCTGGGCTACGCAAAGGGGGCTGATGAGATGTACCAGAACGCGGCCGGCCAGAAGCTCAGCGTGGAGGTCCGCGTTCCGGGGACGGACATCAACCTACGCTCCGGCCAGACGGTCCTCGACTACTGGAAGCAGGCCGGGATTGGGGGGGAGCTCGCAGTCGTGCCCGCGCAGCGCACCAATGACCGCGAGTACCGCTCGACGTACCCGGGTGTCGAGCTGATTCGGCCCGGCGCCGCGGTGGACACATTTGTCAACGTGAAGAGCACCGAGATCCCGCTAGCCGAGCGCAACTGGGCCGGCACCAACCGCCAGCGTTACGCGAGTCCGGCGTTGGACACCATCATCGAACGGTACCTCACGACCATTCCACCATCGGCGCGCTTGGATGTGCTGCGTGATGCGGTCCATTTTGTCGGGGAGAACCTGGTGTACATGGGCCTGATCTTCGACCCGCCGGTGCTGCTCATCAGCAACAGGCTGAAGAACGTTCCGCCCGCCTCCTTATGGAACGGCCACGAGTGGACCTTCGACTAG
- a CDS encoding 50S ribosomal protein L25 — MQENRAHIAAAPRTVVGKKIRFLRRDGWLPANVYGRGVPSQAIQLKTREVEHLLAHTPRNALLALDLDQSPLTVLVKDVARKPTTGELYHVDFYQVSMTQQLRVSVPLVLTGESPAVKLHDATLLHAVDSIEVECLPGDLPTQITVPVDTLGEIDDAIFVRDLAIPPRVTVLTPADELVVKALAPTVEEVAPEEVEAAAAPAEAEAPVAPEAGEGGEPAAS; from the coding sequence ATGCAGGAGAATCGTGCGCACATCGCGGCCGCGCCGCGCACCGTTGTCGGAAAGAAGATACGGTTCCTCCGTCGGGACGGCTGGCTGCCTGCGAACGTCTACGGCCGTGGCGTTCCCTCCCAGGCGATCCAGCTCAAGACGCGCGAGGTAGAGCACCTGCTCGCGCATACCCCACGAAACGCCCTGCTCGCGCTCGATCTTGATCAGTCTCCCCTAACGGTGCTGGTCAAGGACGTGGCACGGAAGCCCACGACCGGCGAGTTGTACCACGTGGACTTCTATCAGGTCTCGATGACCCAGCAGCTTCGCGTGTCCGTGCCCCTCGTGTTGACCGGCGAGTCGCCGGCGGTGAAGCTCCACGATGCGACGCTCCTCCACGCTGTGGACAGCATCGAAGTGGAATGCTTGCCGGGCGACCTTCCGACGCAGATCACCGTGCCGGTCGATACTCTTGGCGAGATCGATGACGCCATCTTCGTTCGGGATCTCGCCATTCCGCCCCGCGTGACGGTGCTGACGCCCGCGGACGAGCTGGTCGTGAAGGCGCTCGCGCCGACGGTCGAAGAGGTGGCGCCCGAGGAAGTCGAGGCGGCCGCGGCACCAGCGGAAGCGGAGGCCCCCGTGGCGCCCGAAGCGGGGGAGGGCGGGGAGCCCGCCGCTTCGTAG
- the recJ gene encoding single-stranded-DNA-specific exonuclease RecJ, whose amino-acid sequence MQQSADTQAPSRWMLPSRVGEREQGLLGADSLLMAQLLWNRGVRTDGEARAFLDPVEHGQLADPSTMLGVPLATARLIRAIGQGEPVAVYADYDVDGIAGAALLSETLRDLGGHVIVHVPHRSRDGYGVNADAVESLASAGARVIVTVDCGISAHHEVGRAIDLGVDAIVTDHHSVPSELPAALAVVNPHQPGCAYPFKDLAGGAVAFQLARSLLLAALRPEDAVRRWQRLAAFAALSTVADMVPLVGENRTIVAQGLEAARGGTLWGIRAICEIAGRDLDRLSAHDLAFQVIPRLNAAGRMGDPHDALDVLLAPDGVAAQAIAQRLDGVNNARRTLMSTILSSIDGQLVDPAEGSVVLAGNYPIGLAGLIAGRLVERHAVPCVVIERGDEISRGSARGIEGVHLIRVLEACSETLIQFGGHERAAGFSLYTGQIERFARQFVSAVRLDRGELAPARELWADGVIQLASVGDRLVDLVERFEPVGMGNARPAFVSRSVLIRHARRIGGGHIRMTVVQGGVERAAVAFRPTFPLPQPGARLDILYGVERSWWQGESRVDIIVRDARPARPGPDGR is encoded by the coding sequence GTGCAGCAATCCGCTGATACGCAGGCGCCATCTCGCTGGATGCTGCCATCCCGTGTCGGGGAGCGGGAGCAAGGGCTGCTTGGCGCAGACTCGCTGCTCATGGCCCAGCTTCTATGGAATCGGGGCGTTCGCACTGACGGCGAGGCGCGCGCGTTCCTCGACCCGGTGGAGCACGGGCAGCTTGCCGATCCCAGCACGATGCTCGGCGTGCCTCTGGCGACCGCGCGGCTGATCCGCGCCATCGGCCAGGGTGAGCCAGTCGCCGTGTACGCTGACTACGACGTGGACGGCATCGCGGGCGCCGCGCTTCTCTCCGAGACGCTCCGGGACCTCGGCGGCCACGTCATCGTCCATGTCCCCCACCGATCCCGCGACGGCTACGGTGTCAACGCCGATGCCGTGGAATCGCTCGCGTCCGCCGGCGCTCGGGTCATCGTTACGGTGGATTGCGGTATCAGCGCGCACCACGAGGTTGGGCGGGCTATCGACCTGGGCGTTGACGCCATCGTGACGGACCATCATTCGGTCCCGAGCGAGCTGCCGGCTGCGCTGGCCGTGGTCAATCCCCATCAACCCGGGTGCGCCTATCCGTTCAAGGACCTCGCCGGCGGGGCCGTCGCGTTCCAGCTTGCTCGTTCTCTCCTTCTCGCGGCGCTGCGTCCCGAAGACGCCGTGCGGCGGTGGCAGCGGCTCGCCGCGTTCGCCGCGCTCAGCACCGTCGCGGACATGGTTCCCCTCGTCGGCGAAAATCGGACGATCGTGGCGCAGGGGCTCGAGGCGGCGCGCGGGGGAACCCTGTGGGGGATCCGCGCCATCTGCGAGATCGCCGGGCGCGATCTAGACCGTCTCTCTGCTCACGACCTTGCCTTTCAGGTGATCCCGCGCCTCAACGCAGCAGGGCGCATGGGCGACCCGCACGACGCGCTGGACGTTCTCCTCGCACCCGATGGCGTGGCTGCCCAGGCGATCGCCCAGCGGCTCGACGGGGTCAACAACGCGCGGCGTACGCTGATGAGTACGATCCTTTCGTCCATCGACGGGCAGCTCGTCGATCCGGCCGAGGGTTCGGTCGTGCTGGCTGGGAACTATCCGATCGGCCTGGCGGGGCTCATCGCGGGTCGGCTCGTGGAGCGCCACGCCGTCCCCTGCGTCGTGATCGAGCGCGGAGATGAGATCAGCAGAGGATCGGCACGGGGTATCGAGGGCGTGCATCTCATTCGGGTGCTCGAGGCCTGCAGCGAGACCCTCATCCAATTTGGTGGACACGAGCGGGCGGCCGGCTTCAGCCTCTACACGGGGCAGATCGAGCGCTTCGCTCGCCAGTTCGTCAGCGCGGTTCGCTTGGACCGTGGCGAGCTCGCGCCGGCGCGCGAGCTGTGGGCAGATGGCGTAATTCAGCTCGCATCGGTCGGGGACCGGCTCGTCGACCTGGTCGAACGATTCGAGCCCGTCGGGATGGGGAACGCACGTCCAGCTTTCGTCTCGCGGTCGGTCCTGATCCGGCACGCACGGCGAATCGGCGGCGGCCATATCCGGATGACTGTCGTCCAGGGGGGCGTGGAGCGCGCGGCCGTCGCGTTCCGTCCGACCTTCCCGTTGCCTCAGCCCGGTGCGCGGCTGGACATCCTTTACGGGGTGGAGCGGAGCTGGTGGCAGGGCGAATCCCGCGTCGATATCATTGTGCGAGATGCTCGGCCAGCCCGCCCGGGGCCAGACGGTCGATAG
- a CDS encoding YtxH domain-containing protein: MSEDRGSGFWVGLLLGAVAGAAIGLLWSPRSGKENRELFFEKCPELREQGPDLLRRATEEIKARLDAGLEAYRKGASETRERLSRELDASQGNLAS, from the coding sequence ATGAGTGAGGATCGGGGGTCGGGGTTTTGGGTGGGCCTGCTCCTCGGCGCTGTCGCCGGCGCCGCCATTGGATTGTTGTGGTCCCCCCGCTCAGGGAAAGAGAATCGCGAGCTCTTCTTCGAGAAGTGCCCCGAGTTGCGCGAGCAAGGGCCTGACCTGCTGCGCCGGGCAACGGAAGAGATCAAGGCGCGGCTCGACGCCGGCCTCGAGGCATATCGGAAGGGCGCCAGCGAAACGCGCGAGCGCCTGAGCCGCGAGCTGGACGCAAGCCAAGGGAACCTGGCCTCGTAG
- a CDS encoding NAD(P)H-hydrate dehydratase: protein MRVVSVEEMRDLEARTFGAGTSETALQERAGRAVADAIMARHPSPGRAVALVGPGNNGRDASIAARELLAAGWEAALALGPRHSVTDAELERFGQSGGQVVWLPERESSRAVEGALFSATVAIDGLLGIGASGSPRPPLAAMVEAVNAVRTRMSGLDVVSVDVPSGLNADTGEATLAVRADATVVLGGMKRGLLASSALAVAGDLIPADIGVVDGPPTAPVLLTRGTVRGLLARPRPDAHKGTFGRLLVVAGSESYVGAAYLVCAAAVRVGAGIVTLAATRTLRDVVASRLPEATYLLLPDGGMAGCGAESASLIAQALPRYTALAIGPGLSTAGGVPSAVEAVLRARAQHGVGAVVDADALNALSGRPGWHQWLGHDVVMTPHLGELARLTGRESGDEAPWAKARRLADAWGATLLIKGACTAIASSRGVWVHARPNPALGTAGTGDVLTGTIGGLLARGLDVDAAARLGAWVHGEAGARAALGRRAGGLMASELLAEIPAVLATTLAG from the coding sequence GTGAGAGTCGTCTCCGTCGAGGAGATGCGCGATCTCGAGGCGCGCACGTTCGGCGCGGGCACGTCGGAGACCGCGCTGCAGGAGCGCGCGGGCCGCGCGGTCGCAGACGCGATCATGGCGCGGCATCCGTCACCCGGGCGCGCGGTCGCCCTCGTCGGGCCCGGAAACAATGGGCGAGACGCGTCCATCGCGGCGCGCGAGCTGCTCGCGGCCGGATGGGAAGCGGCGCTGGCTCTCGGGCCACGCCATTCGGTGACGGACGCGGAGCTGGAGCGGTTCGGACAGAGCGGGGGTCAAGTCGTTTGGCTTCCTGAGCGGGAAAGCTCCCGGGCGGTTGAAGGCGCGCTATTTTCAGCGACGGTCGCAATCGACGGCCTGCTTGGCATCGGGGCCAGCGGTTCGCCGCGTCCCCCGCTTGCGGCAATGGTGGAAGCGGTCAACGCCGTACGCACGCGCATGTCGGGACTCGACGTCGTTTCAGTCGACGTGCCGAGCGGGCTCAACGCGGACACCGGCGAAGCCACGCTCGCCGTGCGCGCCGACGCGACCGTCGTGCTGGGCGGCATGAAGCGCGGACTTCTCGCTTCGAGCGCCCTGGCGGTGGCAGGCGATCTCATACCCGCCGACATCGGAGTCGTGGATGGTCCCCCCACCGCTCCCGTTCTCCTGACCCGCGGGACGGTGCGCGGTCTGCTGGCGCGACCACGGCCGGACGCCCACAAGGGCACGTTTGGGCGACTGCTCGTGGTGGCCGGTTCCGAGAGTTACGTCGGCGCCGCGTACCTCGTTTGCGCGGCCGCCGTTCGCGTGGGAGCCGGCATCGTGACCCTGGCCGCGACGCGCACCCTTCGCGATGTGGTGGCATCGCGGCTGCCCGAAGCAACCTACCTGCTGCTGCCGGATGGTGGGATGGCGGGCTGCGGTGCGGAATCGGCGTCGCTCATTGCCCAGGCGCTGCCCCGATACACGGCGCTGGCCATCGGCCCGGGGCTTTCGACCGCTGGCGGCGTCCCGAGTGCAGTCGAGGCGGTGCTGCGCGCGCGCGCGCAACATGGCGTCGGCGCCGTCGTCGATGCCGATGCCCTCAACGCCCTCTCTGGCCGCCCCGGCTGGCATCAGTGGCTGGGCCACGACGTGGTGATGACGCCGCATCTCGGGGAGCTGGCCCGGCTGACCGGTCGCGAATCCGGCGACGAAGCCCCATGGGCGAAAGCCCGGCGTCTCGCGGACGCGTGGGGCGCCACGCTCTTGATCAAGGGCGCCTGCACGGCCATCGCGAGCAGCCGGGGCGTTTGGGTGCACGCGCGCCCCAATCCCGCACTGGGAACGGCGGGGACGGGTGACGTCCTGACGGGCACGATCGGCGGCCTTCTGGCGCGGGGGCTTGACGTCGATGCCGCCGCGCGCCTCGGGGCGTGGGTCCATGGTGAGGCGGGGGCGCGCGCCGCGCTCGGCCGCCGGGCTGGAGGCCTGATGGCGTCGGAGCTGCTGGCGGAGATCCCGGCTGTCCTGGCGACGACGTTGGCTGGCTGA
- the acpS gene encoding holo-ACP synthase encodes MTDIGVDIVEIERVERALRRHPEGFRARVYTDLEIRECGRSVASMAGRFAAKEAVMKALGVGGMAFRDIEIARLPSGKPDVRLSGRMRRRAERIGVSAMRISISHSRDYAVAVAIAEFREGEGARR; translated from the coding sequence GTGACGGATATCGGCGTCGACATCGTCGAGATCGAGCGGGTCGAACGCGCGCTCCGGCGGCACCCCGAGGGGTTTCGCGCCCGGGTCTACACCGATCTCGAGATCCGGGAGTGCGGCCGGAGCGTGGCCTCGATGGCCGGCCGGTTCGCCGCCAAGGAGGCGGTGATGAAGGCGCTCGGTGTCGGGGGCATGGCGTTTCGAGATATCGAGATCGCGCGGCTACCGTCGGGGAAACCGGATGTGCGTCTTTCCGGACGAATGCGCCGGCGTGCGGAGCGGATCGGCGTATCGGCAATGCGGATCAGCATTTCCCATTCGCGCGACTACGCGGTGGCGGTGGCCATCGCGGAGTTTCGCGAAGGTGAGGGTGCGCGGCGGTGA
- a CDS encoding helix-turn-helix transcriptional regulator, whose translation MREEFPALLRSFRERAGRSRNNLAHEVGVDPSYLTRIEHGDREPPRLHIVEALARALRLSIADRNRLLVSAGYAPLSVVQLGAWDDALQAVADVLTDIHLTAEEREQFRSVVQMISARWRGGSPLTPQLAS comes from the coding sequence ATGCGCGAGGAGTTCCCAGCACTGCTTCGTTCATTCCGTGAGAGAGCGGGCCGCTCCCGGAACAACCTCGCGCACGAAGTCGGCGTCGACCCGTCCTACTTGACGCGCATCGAGCACGGCGACCGCGAGCCGCCCCGGCTCCACATCGTCGAGGCGCTCGCGCGGGCGCTCCGGCTCTCCATCGCGGACCGGAATCGCCTTCTCGTGTCCGCGGGATACGCGCCCCTATCTGTCGTGCAGCTTGGCGCCTGGGACGATGCGCTCCAGGCCGTTGCGGACGTATTGACCGACATTCACCTGACGGCGGAAGAGCGAGAGCAGTTCCGGTCCGTGGTCCAGATGATCTCCGCACGATGGCGCGGGGGATCACCGCTTACGCCCCAACTGGCGTCATAG